The Streptomyces aurantiacus genome includes a region encoding these proteins:
- a CDS encoding ABC transporter ATP-binding protein encodes MATALAKAADAGTSVEYAARIEHVSKSFAGPAGQQLVLDDITLDVAPGEFVTLLGASGCGKSTLLNLVAGLDKPSAGGISTDGRPALMFQEHALFPWLTAGKNIELALKLRGVPKAERREKAEELLELVRLKGAYGKRVHELSGGMRQRVALARALAQDSKLLLMDEPFAALDAITRDVLHDELTRIWRETNVSVLFVTHNVREAVRLAERVVLLSSRPGRIAREWSVDIPQPRRIEDSAVAELSVEITEQLRGEIRRHGQH; translated from the coding sequence ATGGCAACAGCCCTCGCCAAGGCCGCCGACGCCGGTACGTCGGTGGAGTACGCCGCCCGCATCGAGCACGTCTCGAAGTCCTTCGCCGGCCCGGCCGGGCAGCAGCTCGTCCTGGACGACATCACGCTCGATGTCGCGCCCGGCGAGTTCGTCACCCTCCTGGGAGCCTCCGGGTGTGGCAAGTCGACCCTGCTGAACCTGGTCGCCGGGCTCGACAAGCCGTCCGCGGGCGGCATCAGCACCGACGGCCGTCCGGCCCTGATGTTCCAGGAGCACGCCCTCTTCCCGTGGCTGACCGCGGGCAAGAACATCGAACTCGCCCTGAAACTGCGGGGCGTGCCGAAGGCCGAGCGCCGCGAGAAGGCGGAGGAGCTCCTGGAGCTCGTCCGGCTGAAGGGCGCGTACGGCAAGCGGGTGCACGAGTTGTCCGGCGGTATGCGCCAGCGGGTCGCGCTGGCGCGGGCGCTCGCACAGGACAGCAAGCTGCTGCTGATGGACGAGCCGTTCGCCGCGCTCGACGCCATCACGCGTGACGTGCTGCACGACGAACTGACGCGCATCTGGCGCGAGACGAACGTGTCGGTGCTGTTCGTGACGCACAACGTGCGTGAGGCGGTGCGGCTCGCCGAGCGCGTGGTGCTGCTGTCCTCCCGCCCGGGACGTATCGCGCGGGAGTGGTCGGTCGACATCCCGCAGCCGCGCCGCATCGAGGACTCCGCGGTCGCGGAACTGTCCGTCGAGATCACCGAACAACTGCGTGGGGAGATCCGCCGTCATGGCCAGCACTGA
- a CDS encoding ABC transporter permease, which produces MASTETSTVKDGSDLAGLEAGLDALETVQTRRTPFRRTFVEKIFPPIVAVALVLVVWQVLVWAKVTDSYKLPTPSAVWDEVQEAWLEGTLLDYIWTSVSRGLLGFLLALAIGTPLGLLVARVKFVRAAIGPILSGLQSLPSVAWVPPAVLWLGLNDSMMYAVILLGAVPSIANGLVSGVDQVPPLFLRAGRTMGATGLRGTWHIVVPAALPGYLAGLKQGWAFSWRSLMAAEIIASSPDLGVGLGQLLENGRTANSMPMVFLAILLILIVGIAIDLLIFSPLERWVLRSRGLLVKS; this is translated from the coding sequence ATGGCCAGCACTGAGACGAGCACCGTCAAGGACGGCAGCGATCTCGCCGGACTCGAAGCGGGTCTCGACGCACTGGAGACGGTCCAGACGCGGCGTACTCCGTTCCGCAGGACGTTCGTGGAGAAGATCTTCCCCCCGATCGTCGCCGTGGCGCTGGTCCTGGTCGTCTGGCAGGTCCTGGTATGGGCGAAGGTCACCGACAGCTACAAGCTGCCGACTCCCTCCGCCGTCTGGGACGAGGTCCAGGAAGCATGGCTGGAGGGCACGCTCCTCGACTACATCTGGACCAGCGTCTCCCGTGGCCTGCTGGGCTTCCTGTTGGCCCTCGCCATCGGCACGCCCCTGGGGCTGCTGGTCGCCCGGGTGAAGTTCGTGCGCGCGGCGATCGGCCCGATCCTGTCCGGACTCCAGTCCCTGCCGTCGGTGGCGTGGGTGCCGCCGGCCGTCCTGTGGCTCGGTCTGAACGACTCGATGATGTACGCCGTCATCCTGCTCGGCGCGGTCCCGTCCATCGCCAACGGGCTCGTCTCCGGTGTCGACCAGGTGCCGCCGCTGTTCCTGCGGGCGGGCCGCACGATGGGCGCGACGGGGCTGCGCGGCACCTGGCACATCGTGGTGCCCGCCGCCCTGCCCGGTTACCTCGCCGGACTGAAGCAGGGCTGGGCGTTCTCGTGGCGTTCGCTGATGGCCGCCGAGATCATCGCGTCCTCGCCCGACCTGGGCGTCGGCCTCGGCCAGTTGCTGGAGAACGGCCGTACGGCCAACAGCATGCCCATGGTGTTCCTCGCCATCCTCCTCATCCTGATCGTCGGTATCGCCATCGACCTGCTGATCTTCAGCCCGCTGGAGCGGTGGGTCCTGCGCAGCCGCGGTCTCCTCGTGAAGAGCTGA
- a CDS encoding sirohydrochlorin chelatase — protein MPGPVLLVIAHGSRDPRHAATVHALVRRVRARRPGLRVETGFLDFNLPSVPGVLKSLAAQGVRDVVALPLLLNRAFHAKADIPAVLHEAPARLRIRQAEVLGPSPLLTAALERRLYEAGLSPADKSSTGVVLASAGSTDPEAIAVIAEIAREWRRTGWCAVRPAFASASLPRTEDAVRELRSLGCARVAVAPYVLAPGFLPDRIARGAAEADVLSDVLGAAPEVARVLLSRYDEAGAPALTAAVGA, from the coding sequence ATGCCAGGACCGGTACTTCTCGTCATCGCCCACGGCAGCCGCGATCCGCGCCATGCCGCGACCGTGCACGCCCTGGTGCGCCGGGTGCGGGCGCGGCGGCCCGGGCTGCGCGTGGAGACCGGCTTCCTGGACTTCAACCTCCCTTCGGTTCCGGGGGTGTTGAAGTCGCTGGCGGCACAGGGCGTACGGGACGTGGTGGCGCTTCCCCTGCTGCTGAACCGTGCCTTCCACGCCAAGGCGGACATCCCGGCGGTGCTGCACGAGGCGCCCGCCCGGCTGCGGATCCGGCAGGCCGAGGTGCTCGGCCCTTCGCCGCTGCTGACGGCCGCGCTCGAACGGCGTCTGTACGAGGCGGGGTTGTCGCCCGCCGACAAGTCCTCGACCGGGGTCGTGCTGGCCTCGGCGGGGTCCACCGACCCGGAGGCGATCGCAGTGATCGCAGAAATCGCGCGGGAGTGGCGGCGGACCGGTTGGTGCGCCGTGCGGCCTGCGTTCGCCTCCGCATCCCTTCCCCGGACGGAGGACGCGGTACGGGAGCTGCGCTCGCTGGGCTGCGCACGGGTGGCGGTCGCCCCGTACGTCCTCGCTCCCGGTTTCCTGCCGGACCGGATCGCGCGGGGGGCGGCCGAGGCGGATGTCCTCTCGGACGTGCTCGGGGCGGCGCCGGAGGTGGCACGGGTGCTGCTCTCCCGCTACGACGAGGCCGGAGCCCCGGCGCTGACCGCCGCCGTCGGCGCCTGA
- a CDS encoding TIGR03086 family metal-binding protein, with translation MNKEKAPCTRVTLHPVMAECAAEAARVARGVAAGRLADPTHCPDWDVRALVNHWVLYTSHGLEHRALRKPLPEDLTARDFTADPGWASAYAAQLDRAVAAWSDPAAWEGEVDLGGGSLPAGELASMVVKEMAVHGWDVAVTTGQEYRISDAAARVVLDVVVTHGDLYRQYDGFAAAVPVADDAPVLDRALALSGRAPRAAGSAG, from the coding sequence ATGAACAAGGAGAAAGCGCCCTGCACACGCGTCACCCTGCACCCGGTCATGGCCGAATGCGCGGCCGAGGCGGCCCGTGTCGCCCGTGGGGTCGCGGCCGGGCGGCTCGCCGACCCCACGCACTGCCCGGACTGGGACGTCCGGGCCCTGGTCAACCACTGGGTCCTCTACACCTCCCACGGACTGGAGCACCGGGCGCTGCGCAAGCCGCTCCCGGAGGACCTCACCGCCCGTGACTTCACCGCCGACCCCGGATGGGCGTCGGCGTACGCCGCGCAGCTCGACCGGGCCGTCGCGGCATGGTCGGATCCGGCGGCGTGGGAGGGGGAGGTGGATCTCGGCGGGGGGTCCCTGCCGGCCGGCGAGCTCGCCTCCATGGTCGTCAAGGAGATGGCGGTGCACGGCTGGGACGTGGCCGTCACCACCGGTCAGGAGTACCGGATCTCCGACGCGGCCGCGCGCGTGGTCCTCGATGTCGTCGTCACGCACGGCGATCTGTACCGGCAGTACGACGGCTTCGCGGCTGCCGTGCCGGTGGCCGACGACGCACCGGTCCTCGACCGTGCGCTGGCCCTCAGCGGCCGCGCTCCGCGCGCCGCCGGGTCCGCGGGCTGA
- a CDS encoding ketopantoate reductase family protein: MRYIIIGAGAVGGAVGGRLAESGHDVVLVARGAQYEALRERGLRLVTPDGPRTHRVPTVDGPEPLGELRADDVLVLAVKTQDSGAALEAWGPAPVAGGGTAAERLPLVCAQNGVESQRLALRRFRQVYGMCVWLPATFVEPGVVSAAGTPLTGILHLGRFPHGTDDTARAVAADLAASRFEAPVVADVTRWQYAKLLANLANAIEAVSGVMGSEEALALYSRVRAEGEAVLAAAGIPHTSEEEQKEARADKMRLVPLDGVERGAGSSWQSLDRGTGTIEADYLNGEITLLGRLHGVPTPLNDLLQRLANDFARQRRAPGSLPVAELVELADEAVAFVQEGIRQRP, encoded by the coding sequence ATGCGCTACATCATCATCGGAGCAGGCGCCGTGGGCGGCGCCGTCGGCGGGCGTCTCGCCGAGTCGGGACACGACGTGGTACTCGTCGCGCGCGGCGCGCAGTACGAGGCCCTTCGGGAGCGGGGACTGCGCCTCGTGACGCCCGACGGACCGCGCACCCACCGGGTGCCCACGGTCGACGGGCCGGAGCCCCTCGGCGAACTGCGTGCGGACGACGTCCTCGTGCTCGCCGTCAAGACGCAGGACAGCGGGGCGGCGCTGGAGGCCTGGGGGCCCGCGCCCGTGGCGGGCGGCGGCACGGCGGCCGAGCGGCTGCCGCTGGTCTGCGCGCAGAACGGGGTGGAGAGCCAGCGTCTCGCGCTGCGCCGCTTCCGACAGGTGTACGGAATGTGCGTGTGGCTGCCCGCCACCTTCGTCGAGCCGGGAGTGGTGTCGGCGGCCGGCACGCCCCTGACCGGCATCCTGCACCTCGGGCGCTTCCCGCACGGCACGGACGACACCGCGCGGGCCGTCGCCGCCGACCTCGCGGCGTCCCGCTTCGAGGCGCCGGTCGTGGCCGACGTGACGCGCTGGCAGTACGCCAAACTGCTCGCCAACCTCGCCAACGCGATCGAGGCCGTCAGCGGGGTGATGGGCAGCGAGGAGGCCCTCGCGCTCTACAGCCGCGTGCGCGCGGAGGGCGAGGCCGTGCTCGCCGCCGCGGGCATCCCCCACACCTCGGAGGAGGAGCAGAAGGAGGCCCGCGCCGACAAGATGCGCCTCGTACCCCTCGACGGCGTGGAGCGCGGGGCCGGGTCGTCCTGGCAGTCGCTCGACCGGGGCACCGGCACCATCGAGGCCGACTACCTCAACGGGGAGATCACCCTGCTGGGCCGGCTGCACGGGGTGCCGACCCCGCTCAACGACCTGCTGCAACGGCTCGCGAACGACTTCGCGCGGCAACGGCGGGCGCCGGGTTCGCTGCCCGTGGCCGAGCTGGTGGAGCTGGCCGACGAGGCTGTCGCGTTTGTTCAAGAAGGCATCCGACAGCGTCCCTAG
- a CDS encoding transglutaminase-like domain-containing protein, whose amino-acid sequence MDSYDFHLRQSRYSDPGAVPAGLPAGPRELATLVRHLLIHREEGGRFGYAMPEERRREDAEARYVGGILRVLRERGPAPLTVHRELGERFAGTCRDFALLLCAFLRATGTAARVRCGFATYLGDGSFHEDHWVTEYRPRDGGWRLADAQVADGPYDVPFDPLDVPRDRFLVAGAGWRACRAGDADPDTFGVALPEGHLRGLWFVRGNVVRDLAALNGVEVLPWDAWGLAAKEEAEVTVDDLALLDEAAGVTAAVATPASAAVSATPTVSASEVRRLYADPRLAVPAEVTSHTTYLGVRKVSLPGSPRG is encoded by the coding sequence ATGGACTCCTACGACTTCCATCTCCGGCAGAGCCGGTACAGCGACCCCGGTGCCGTACCGGCCGGTCTGCCCGCCGGCCCGCGTGAACTGGCCACCCTCGTGCGGCACTTGCTCATCCACCGGGAGGAGGGCGGGCGCTTCGGGTACGCCATGCCCGAGGAACGGCGGCGCGAGGACGCCGAGGCCAGGTACGTCGGCGGGATACTGCGTGTCCTGCGCGAGCGCGGGCCGGCGCCGCTCACCGTGCACCGGGAGCTCGGCGAGCGGTTCGCCGGCACGTGCCGGGACTTCGCCCTGCTGCTCTGCGCGTTCCTGCGGGCGACGGGCACGGCCGCCCGGGTCCGGTGCGGCTTCGCCACGTACCTCGGCGACGGGTCGTTCCACGAGGACCACTGGGTCACCGAATACCGTCCTCGGGACGGGGGTTGGCGGCTCGCCGACGCCCAGGTGGCCGACGGGCCGTACGACGTGCCCTTCGACCCGCTGGACGTCCCGCGGGACCGGTTCCTCGTCGCCGGTGCGGGCTGGCGGGCCTGCCGGGCGGGCGACGCGGATCCGGACACCTTCGGGGTCGCCCTGCCCGAGGGGCACCTGCGGGGGCTGTGGTTCGTGCGCGGCAACGTCGTACGCGACCTCGCGGCCCTCAACGGGGTGGAGGTGCTGCCGTGGGACGCGTGGGGTCTGGCGGCGAAGGAAGAGGCGGAGGTGACCGTGGACGATCTCGCGCTGCTGGACGAGGCCGCCGGGGTCACGGCCGCGGTGGCGACCCCGGCTTCGGCCGCAGTTTCGGCCACGCCGACCGTGTCGGCCTCGGAGGTCCGGCGCCTCTACGCGGATCCCCGCCTCGCCGTCCCGGCCGAGGTCACCTCGCACACGACGTACCTCGGCGTCCGGAAGGTCAGCCTTCCGGGGAGTCCTCGGGGCTGA
- a CDS encoding nuclear transport factor 2 family protein codes for MTDHDPAVEAAIEAELRLLDPEIRRSPARVGALLHPEFHEFGVSGRHWGRAAIIDDLATTAEPGSTPVVTSRMKGVRISRDVVHLTYDTESNGRHAHRSSVWRRSDRQAGEAWLLYFHQGTPFSPEDSPEG; via the coding sequence GTGACTGACCACGACCCCGCGGTCGAAGCGGCCATCGAGGCCGAACTGCGTCTCCTCGACCCGGAGATCAGACGTTCACCCGCACGCGTCGGCGCGCTGCTGCACCCCGAGTTCCACGAGTTCGGCGTCTCCGGCCGGCACTGGGGCCGCGCCGCGATCATCGACGACCTGGCCACGACGGCCGAGCCGGGGTCCACCCCCGTCGTCACCTCCCGGATGAAGGGCGTCCGGATCTCCCGGGACGTCGTCCACCTCACCTACGACACGGAGAGCAACGGCCGTCACGCACACCGGAGTTCAGTGTGGCGGAGGTCGGACAGGCAAGCCGGCGAGGCGTGGCTTCTGTACTTCCACCAGGGGACGCCGTTCAGCCCCGAGGACTCCCCGGAAGGCTGA
- a CDS encoding DUF1697 domain-containing protein, with the protein MTAGTTTYAALLRGINVGGNRKVPMAELRTLLEGLGHGDVRTYLQSGNAVFSSDHGDEDSLAGELSRALAEHFGFTVDVLVRDHAYLRAVLDACPFPAAELEARQLHATYLSAQADPERYAPIDQQAFLPEEFRIGDRVVYLYAPDGLGRSKLAESLSKPRLTKGIVATTRNWNTVVKLVELTGD; encoded by the coding sequence ATGACTGCGGGAACGACGACGTACGCGGCGCTGCTGCGCGGGATCAACGTGGGCGGCAACCGTAAGGTGCCGATGGCCGAGCTGCGCACGCTCCTGGAAGGCCTCGGGCACGGGGACGTACGCACGTACCTCCAGAGCGGGAACGCGGTGTTCTCCAGCGACCACGGCGACGAGGACTCGCTCGCCGGGGAACTGTCGCGGGCGCTGGCCGAGCACTTCGGGTTCACGGTCGACGTGCTGGTACGCGACCACGCGTACCTGCGGGCCGTCCTCGACGCCTGCCCGTTCCCGGCCGCCGAACTGGAGGCCAGGCAACTGCACGCCACGTACCTCTCGGCGCAGGCCGACCCCGAGCGCTACGCGCCGATCGACCAACAGGCCTTCCTGCCCGAGGAGTTCCGGATCGGCGACCGCGTGGTGTACCTGTACGCCCCGGACGGGCTCGGCCGGTCCAAGCTGGCGGAGAGCCTCTCGAAGCCCCGGCTGACGAAGGGGATCGTCGCCACCACGCGCAACTGGAACACCGTCGTCAAACTCGTGGAGCTGACCGGTGACTGA
- a CDS encoding MMPL family transporter, translated as MGNGDTRVRGIAARAGGWSVRHRWAAVGIWVLFVVLAMGLGSAAGTVELKDSEQLTGETSQAAAIAEKAGIDEPAGESVLLQGRDAGLKATDTEFRAAVDAVMKAVEATGKVTAVTSPYETETISKDGRSALVQFDMRGDADTAGERVEPVLKAVEEVQKDHEALRIEEIGGASMNKTFDDAFGDDFKQAEFSAVPVALGILLVAFGALVAALVPVLLAITAIVATMGLMMIVSHIQPMDDTSSSVMLLVGLAVGVDYCLFYLRREREERAAGRDHETALRIAAATSGRAIIVSGVTVCVAMAGMLFTGISTFKAMGLASLMVVAVAMVGSVTVLPAVLSLLGKRVETGRIPFLHPDKRRKSASGSGNGGSDNGSRFWTSVLRVVLAKPAISLVVAAGALVAIAAPALGMKTQNLTLDQEFGDSLPIVATYDRLNEAFPGGSDPAEVVVRADDINSAEVKSALADFREQAVSSGASRGPIEVKVHDAQNIAFVYVPLVGGSNLDKAEKSLEIIRDEVRPATLGKVDGVEAPVTGQVAGSKDFNDQLGSAVAPVFVFVVLFAFLLMLLSFRSLTIAITSIVLNLLSVGAAYGILVAVFQHGWGASLVGAEGVGAIITWLPLFLFVILFGLSMDYHVFVVSRIREARMRGLTTRDAIQHGVVTTAGVITSAAVIMVAVFAIFGTLSMQSMKQMGVGLAAAVLIDATIIRGVLLPAVMALLGERNWYFPKWLNRLPDLSHDESPEAASTLPPPAVTGEKVRV; from the coding sequence ATGGGGAACGGAGACACGCGGGTACGGGGCATAGCGGCCCGGGCCGGCGGCTGGAGCGTCCGGCACCGCTGGGCGGCCGTCGGGATCTGGGTGCTGTTCGTCGTTCTGGCGATGGGACTCGGCTCGGCGGCGGGCACGGTCGAGCTCAAGGACAGCGAGCAGCTCACGGGTGAGACGAGCCAGGCCGCGGCCATCGCGGAGAAGGCGGGGATCGACGAGCCGGCCGGGGAGTCCGTGCTCCTCCAGGGCAGGGACGCCGGCCTCAAGGCGACCGACACGGAGTTCCGTGCCGCCGTCGACGCCGTGATGAAGGCGGTCGAGGCCACCGGCAAGGTGACCGCCGTGACCTCGCCGTACGAGACGGAGACGATCTCGAAGGACGGCCGCAGCGCGCTGGTGCAGTTCGACATGCGCGGCGACGCGGACACGGCGGGCGAGCGGGTGGAGCCCGTGCTGAAGGCCGTCGAGGAGGTCCAGAAGGACCATGAGGCGCTGCGGATCGAGGAGATCGGCGGCGCCAGTATGAACAAGACGTTCGACGACGCGTTCGGCGACGACTTCAAGCAGGCCGAGTTCTCCGCGGTGCCGGTGGCCCTCGGCATCCTGCTGGTCGCGTTCGGCGCGCTGGTCGCGGCGCTCGTGCCGGTGCTGCTCGCGATCACCGCGATCGTGGCCACCATGGGCCTGATGATGATCGTCAGCCACATCCAGCCGATGGACGACACGTCGAGCTCCGTGATGCTGCTCGTGGGCCTTGCGGTCGGCGTCGACTACTGCCTGTTCTATCTGCGGCGCGAGCGCGAGGAACGCGCGGCGGGCCGGGACCACGAGACCGCCCTGCGGATCGCCGCGGCGACCAGCGGCCGCGCCATCATCGTCTCCGGCGTCACGGTGTGCGTGGCGATGGCGGGCATGCTGTTCACCGGGATCTCCACCTTCAAGGCGATGGGCCTGGCCTCGCTGATGGTCGTGGCGGTCGCCATGGTCGGCTCCGTGACGGTACTGCCCGCGGTGCTCTCGCTGCTCGGCAAGCGGGTCGAGACGGGCCGCATCCCGTTCCTGCACCCGGACAAGCGCCGCAAGTCCGCGAGCGGTTCCGGCAACGGCGGGTCCGACAACGGCAGCCGCTTCTGGACGAGCGTGCTGCGCGTGGTGCTGGCCAAGCCGGCGATCTCGCTGGTCGTGGCGGCGGGTGCACTGGTGGCCATCGCGGCCCCCGCGCTCGGCATGAAGACCCAGAACCTCACGCTGGACCAGGAGTTCGGCGACTCGCTGCCGATCGTGGCGACGTACGACCGGCTGAACGAGGCCTTCCCCGGCGGTTCCGACCCGGCCGAGGTGGTCGTCAGGGCCGACGACATCAACTCCGCCGAGGTGAAGTCCGCACTCGCCGACTTCCGTGAGCAGGCGGTCAGTTCGGGTGCCTCACGCGGCCCGATCGAGGTCAAGGTGCACGACGCGCAGAACATCGCCTTCGTGTACGTACCGCTGGTGGGCGGCTCGAACCTCGACAAGGCGGAGAAGAGCCTGGAGATCATCCGCGACGAGGTCCGTCCCGCGACGCTCGGCAAGGTCGACGGGGTCGAGGCCCCGGTGACCGGTCAGGTGGCGGGCTCGAAGGACTTCAACGACCAGCTCGGCAGCGCGGTGGCCCCGGTCTTCGTCTTCGTCGTGCTCTTCGCCTTCCTGCTGATGCTCCTGTCGTTCCGCTCGCTGACGATCGCGATCACCTCGATCGTCCTCAACCTCCTGTCCGTCGGGGCCGCCTACGGCATCCTGGTCGCCGTCTTCCAGCACGGCTGGGGCGCGTCGCTGGTGGGTGCCGAGGGCGTGGGCGCCATCATCACCTGGCTGCCGCTGTTCCTCTTCGTGATCCTCTTCGGACTCTCGATGGACTACCACGTGTTCGTGGTCTCCCGGATCCGTGAGGCGCGCATGCGGGGGCTGACGACGCGGGACGCCATCCAGCACGGGGTGGTCACGACGGCCGGTGTCATCACCAGCGCCGCCGTCATCATGGTCGCCGTCTTCGCGATCTTCGGCACGCTGTCGATGCAGTCCATGAAGCAGATGGGTGTCGGCCTCGCGGCGGCGGTCCTGATCGACGCGACGATCATCCGCGGTGTGCTGCTCCCGGCGGTCATGGCCCTCCTCGGCGAGCGCAACTGGTACTTCCCGAAGTGGCTGAACCGGCTGCCGGACCTCAGCCACGACGAGTCGCCCGAAGCCGCCTCCACCCTTCCGCCTCCGGCGGTCACGGGTGAGAAGGTCCGCGTCTGA
- a CDS encoding CDP-alcohol phosphatidyltransferase family protein, with translation MRRDIPPLAEVRRITEKKRDAWWTVLLVDPVATPLVRLTARYTRITPNQITWGAFLLGLVSAACFAFGDWRWLIAGAFVYHLSFVLDCMDGKVARLTGQGSVFGAWLDFVFDRIRVAVCGVALMAGQYDRTGETIYIWLAAAVVGLDTLRYINGLEIFKIRYTMRKQIKARVREARRAENSAELAFMEDLLRNNPEADVEQDLRKAATAPQAVSEVVSEAVSGPGPVPSTELSAEGRPETQEQAQGQEQARVIDLHEEFRHRFPVYLRARSFLLRHRIRTHLVSGIEFQMGVFIVGPLFDVVIEATVISGSLLLLFELAIIYKLLLSTRDFTRTIDSFERDEVATAA, from the coding sequence ATGCGCCGTGACATACCGCCCCTCGCCGAGGTGCGCCGCATCACCGAGAAGAAGCGCGACGCATGGTGGACCGTGCTGCTGGTCGATCCGGTCGCCACCCCACTGGTGAGGCTGACCGCCAGGTACACGAGGATCACGCCGAACCAGATCACCTGGGGAGCGTTCCTGCTCGGCCTGGTCTCGGCGGCGTGCTTCGCGTTCGGTGACTGGCGATGGCTGATCGCCGGCGCTTTCGTCTATCACCTGAGCTTCGTCCTCGACTGCATGGACGGGAAGGTCGCCCGCCTCACCGGCCAGGGCTCCGTCTTCGGCGCCTGGCTGGACTTCGTCTTCGACCGCATCCGGGTGGCGGTGTGCGGGGTCGCGCTGATGGCCGGACAGTACGACCGCACCGGCGAGACGATCTACATCTGGCTGGCCGCGGCCGTCGTCGGCCTCGACACGCTGCGGTACATCAACGGTCTGGAGATCTTCAAGATCCGCTACACCATGCGGAAGCAGATCAAGGCGCGGGTGCGGGAGGCCAGGCGCGCGGAGAATTCCGCGGAACTCGCCTTCATGGAGGACCTGCTGCGCAACAATCCCGAGGCGGACGTCGAACAGGACCTGCGTAAGGCGGCGACAGCCCCCCAGGCGGTTTCCGAGGTTGTTTCCGAGGCGGTTTCCGGGCCGGGGCCCGTACCTTCCACCGAACTCTCCGCCGAAGGCCGGCCGGAGACGCAGGAGCAGGCTCAGGGCCAGGAACAGGCCCGCGTGATCGACCTCCACGAGGAGTTCCGGCACCGCTTCCCGGTGTATCTGCGCGCTCGTTCCTTCCTCCTGCGCCACCGAATCCGTACGCACCTGGTGAGCGGAATCGAATTCCAGATGGGCGTCTTCATCGTCGGCCCGTTGTTCGACGTGGTCATCGAGGCGACCGTGATCTCCGGATCGCTGCTTCTCCTCTTCGAACTCGCCATCATCTACAAGCTGTTGCTCTCCACCCGCGACTTCACCCGCACGATCGACTCCTTCGAGCGCGACGAGGTGGCCACCGCGGCCTGA
- the mgt gene encoding macrolide-inactivating glycosyltransferase: MTTSRPAHIAMFSIAAHGHVNPSLEVIRELVARGHRVTYAIPPVFADKVAQAGAEPKLWKSILPSPDDDPDAWGTTLLDNVEPFLEDAVQALPQLIEAYEGDEPDLVLHDITSYPARVLAHRWGVPAVSLSPNLVAWDGYEQEVAEPMWAEPKKTERGRAYYARFQAWLDENGVPEDPDSFGGRPARSLVLIPKALQPHADRVDESVHTFVGACQGDRAAQGEWWRPAGAERVLLVSLGSSFTKQPDFYRECVRAFGGLPDWHLVLQIGKHVDPAELGRIPDNVEVHDWVPQLSVLGQADAFVTHAGAGGSQEGMATATPMVCVPQAVDQFGNADVLQALGVARHLPMEEATADTLREAVLAVADDPGIAERLRTIQAEMAAEGGTSRAADLIEAEIFRGRDRSPKGRIG; encoded by the coding sequence ATGACCACCTCACGCCCCGCGCACATCGCCATGTTCTCCATCGCCGCCCACGGGCATGTGAACCCGAGCCTCGAGGTGATCCGGGAGCTTGTCGCCCGTGGGCACCGGGTCACGTACGCGATTCCGCCGGTCTTCGCCGACAAGGTCGCGCAGGCGGGGGCCGAGCCGAAGCTGTGGAAGTCGATCCTGCCCTCGCCCGACGACGACCCCGACGCCTGGGGAACCACCCTCCTGGACAACGTGGAACCCTTCCTGGAGGACGCCGTCCAGGCACTCCCGCAGCTCATCGAGGCGTACGAGGGTGACGAGCCGGACCTCGTGCTGCACGACATCACCTCGTACCCGGCCCGGGTCCTCGCCCACCGCTGGGGCGTCCCGGCCGTCTCGCTCTCGCCGAACCTCGTCGCCTGGGACGGTTACGAGCAGGAGGTCGCCGAGCCCATGTGGGCGGAGCCGAAGAAGACCGAGCGGGGCAGGGCGTACTACGCCCGCTTCCAGGCCTGGCTCGACGAGAACGGCGTTCCCGAGGACCCCGACTCCTTCGGTGGCCGCCCCGCCCGCTCCCTGGTCCTCATCCCGAAGGCCCTCCAGCCCCACGCGGACCGGGTCGACGAGTCCGTGCACACCTTCGTCGGCGCCTGCCAGGGCGACCGCGCCGCCCAGGGGGAGTGGTGGCGGCCCGCCGGCGCCGAGCGTGTCCTCCTCGTGTCCCTGGGCTCCTCCTTCACCAAGCAGCCCGACTTCTACCGGGAGTGTGTGCGGGCCTTCGGCGGCCTGCCGGACTGGCACCTGGTGCTCCAGATCGGCAAGCACGTCGACCCGGCAGAGCTCGGCCGCATCCCGGACAACGTGGAAGTGCACGACTGGGTACCGCAGTTGTCGGTCCTCGGGCAGGCCGACGCCTTCGTCACGCACGCCGGAGCGGGCGGCAGCCAGGAGGGCATGGCGACCGCCACCCCGATGGTCTGCGTGCCCCAGGCCGTCGACCAGTTCGGCAACGCGGACGTGCTCCAGGCGCTCGGCGTCGCCCGCCACCTGCCCATGGAGGAAGCGACGGCCGACACCCTGCGCGAGGCCGTGCTCGCCGTCGCCGACGACCCCGGGATCGCAGAAAGGCTCAGGACGATCCAGGCGGAGATGGCGGCCGAGGGCGGTACATCCCGCGCGGCGGATCTGATCGAGGCGGAAATTTTCCGGGGGCGCGACCGGAGCCCGAAGGGCCGGATCGGGTGA